One part of the Sphingopyxis sp. PAMC25046 genome encodes these proteins:
- a CDS encoding amidohydrolase family protein, with translation MARFALALAATLACSTSAWAQAAPDADTKKEDKWDVNAPPGLATRKVQLSVDEGSWMNIDVAPDGRTIAFDLLGDIYTMPIEGGTPTRIAEGLAYEHQPRFSPDGQRIAFVSDRAGGDNIWLMNRDGSDKRQISKEDFRLLNQPSWSPDGQFLVAKKHFTTGRSLGTGEVWMYHVSGGAGVPLVKKPNEKHQKELGEPIFAPDGKSVYYTRNVTPGPIFEYAQDSNTDLFHIESYSLEDGEISTAASGPGGAVRPTPSPDGKRLAFVRREGTQSKLYVRDLASGVEKKVYDALDQDVQETWAVTGVYPNMAWTPDSRDIVFWAGGKLRRVNGNGGEAQVIPFAINDDRVIVDATHPTVEVAPDSFATKMPRWAEVSPDGRSVVFETLGRLWVKPAAGGTARRLTNAKDAAMELWPSWSRDGKSIVFIRWTDAGLGEIHVTGASGGASRKVTTNPGHYAEPRFSPDGKTIVFERRGGGGLTSERWGEDPGVYRIAAAGGTAERISSDGAKPQFGATSDRVFMVTAGDGKSQLVSTDLHGEDKRVHANGELVSDYEISPDGRTLAFRQNYDAYVTPLMPGGQDVSLGTKSAALPVTRVSGSGAEYMHWSDGGRRLHWSRGATLFSADLASLFASAPVDEKAPKFTPPTEGVSLSMTREVSKHAGVVVITGAKIVTMADKDGGVIENGAIVIEGDRITAVGPAGAITAPAGAVTVDAAGKTIVPGFVDAHAHGSHGDDELVPQQNWSEIVNLAMGTTTSHNPSSRASEIFVSSEMQRAGLILAPRIFSTGEVIYGAKAAGVYAEINGYDDALAHVRRLKAQGAHSVKNYNQPRRDQRQMVVKAAQMEGMTVVPEGGSLFTQDVTLIQDGNSTVEHNIPLDIFYKDLVQLWGQTKVDYTPTLVVTYGGPAGDPYWRAHTNVWEHPILSRHAPPAELAANNKRRVIAPESDYVDDDSAREAGKIAAAGRMVSIGAHGQQSGLGAHWEIWSFVRGGWSNIDALRAATIMPATSLGYGKDVGSIEAGKLADLVILDADPTQDIRNTEKIHRVMLGGRLYDPLTMNEVETGDRKRQPYWWEADKP, from the coding sequence ATGGCGCGCTTCGCTCTCGCCCTTGCGGCGACATTGGCCTGTTCAACCTCGGCCTGGGCGCAGGCCGCGCCCGATGCCGACACGAAGAAGGAGGACAAGTGGGACGTCAACGCGCCGCCGGGCCTCGCGACGCGCAAGGTTCAGCTGTCGGTCGACGAAGGAAGCTGGATGAACATCGATGTCGCACCCGACGGGCGGACGATCGCGTTCGACCTGCTCGGCGACATCTATACCATGCCGATCGAGGGCGGGACGCCGACGCGGATTGCCGAGGGCCTCGCCTATGAACACCAGCCGCGCTTTTCGCCCGACGGCCAGCGCATCGCCTTTGTCTCCGACCGCGCGGGGGGCGACAATATCTGGCTGATGAATCGCGACGGCAGCGACAAGCGCCAGATTTCGAAGGAGGATTTCCGCCTGCTCAACCAGCCGAGCTGGTCGCCCGACGGCCAGTTCCTCGTCGCCAAGAAGCATTTCACGACCGGTCGCTCGCTCGGCACCGGTGAGGTGTGGATGTATCATGTGTCGGGCGGCGCGGGCGTGCCGCTGGTCAAGAAGCCAAATGAAAAGCATCAGAAGGAGCTGGGCGAACCGATCTTCGCTCCCGACGGCAAGAGCGTCTATTATACGCGCAACGTCACGCCGGGGCCGATCTTCGAATATGCGCAGGACAGTAACACCGACCTGTTCCACATCGAAAGCTACAGCCTCGAGGATGGCGAGATCAGCACCGCCGCGTCGGGACCCGGCGGCGCGGTGCGCCCCACGCCTTCGCCCGACGGCAAGCGCCTCGCCTTCGTGCGGCGCGAGGGCACGCAATCGAAGCTGTACGTCAGGGACCTCGCCTCGGGCGTAGAGAAGAAGGTCTATGACGCACTCGATCAGGATGTGCAGGAAACCTGGGCAGTCACCGGCGTCTATCCGAACATGGCGTGGACCCCCGACAGCCGCGACATCGTCTTTTGGGCCGGTGGGAAGCTGCGCCGCGTGAACGGTAACGGCGGCGAGGCCCAAGTCATCCCGTTCGCGATCAACGATGACCGCGTGATCGTCGATGCGACGCATCCCACGGTCGAGGTCGCCCCCGACAGCTTTGCGACGAAAATGCCGCGCTGGGCCGAAGTGTCGCCCGACGGGCGGAGCGTCGTGTTCGAAACGCTCGGCAGGCTCTGGGTCAAGCCCGCCGCCGGCGGCACCGCGCGGCGGCTGACGAACGCCAAAGACGCTGCGATGGAGCTTTGGCCGAGCTGGTCGCGCGACGGCAAGTCGATCGTCTTCATACGCTGGACCGACGCAGGACTGGGTGAAATCCACGTTACCGGCGCGAGCGGCGGCGCGTCGCGCAAGGTGACGACGAACCCCGGCCACTATGCCGAACCGCGCTTTTCGCCCGATGGCAAGACGATCGTGTTCGAGCGGCGTGGCGGCGGGGGCCTCACCTCCGAACGCTGGGGTGAAGACCCGGGCGTCTATCGCATCGCCGCCGCGGGCGGGACAGCCGAACGGATCAGCAGCGATGGCGCCAAGCCGCAATTCGGCGCGACGAGCGACCGGGTGTTCATGGTCACCGCGGGCGACGGCAAGAGCCAGCTCGTCAGCACCGACCTTCATGGTGAGGACAAGCGCGTTCATGCCAATGGCGAGCTTGTCAGCGATTACGAGATTTCGCCCGACGGGCGCACGCTCGCCTTCCGGCAGAATTACGACGCTTATGTCACTCCGTTGATGCCCGGCGGACAGGATGTGTCGCTCGGCACCAAGAGCGCGGCGCTCCCCGTAACCCGCGTTTCGGGCAGCGGCGCCGAATATATGCACTGGTCGGACGGCGGCCGCCGTCTCCATTGGAGCCGCGGCGCGACTTTGTTCAGCGCCGACCTCGCGAGCCTTTTCGCAAGCGCCCCGGTGGACGAAAAGGCGCCCAAGTTCACCCCGCCGACCGAAGGTGTCTCGCTTTCGATGACGCGCGAGGTCTCGAAGCATGCGGGCGTGGTGGTAATCACCGGCGCGAAAATCGTGACGATGGCCGACAAGGACGGCGGCGTGATCGAAAATGGCGCGATTGTCATCGAAGGCGACCGCATCACCGCGGTCGGCCCGGCGGGCGCGATCACCGCTCCTGCGGGAGCGGTAACGGTCGATGCGGCGGGCAAGACGATCGTCCCCGGCTTCGTCGATGCGCACGCGCACGGATCGCACGGCGACGACGAACTGGTGCCGCAGCAGAACTGGTCGGAGATCGTCAATCTCGCGATGGGCACCACGACGAGCCACAATCCCTCGTCGCGTGCGTCGGAGATTTTCGTGTCGTCCGAAATGCAGCGCGCCGGCTTGATCCTCGCGCCGCGCATCTTTTCGACCGGTGAGGTCATCTATGGCGCGAAGGCGGCGGGCGTCTATGCGGAGATCAACGGCTATGACGACGCGCTCGCGCACGTCCGCCGGTTGAAGGCGCAGGGCGCGCACAGCGTCAAGAATTACAACCAGCCGCGTCGCGACCAGCGGCAGATGGTCGTGAAGGCCGCGCAGATGGAAGGCATGACCGTCGTGCCCGAGGGCGGCTCGCTGTTCACGCAGGACGTGACGCTGATCCAGGACGGCAATTCGACCGTCGAGCACAACATCCCGCTCGACATCTTCTACAAGGATCTCGTCCAGCTGTGGGGACAGACCAAGGTCGATTACACCCCGACGCTGGTCGTCACCTATGGCGGCCCCGCCGGCGACCCCTATTGGCGCGCGCACACGAACGTCTGGGAGCATCCGATTCTGTCGCGCCACGCGCCGCCGGCCGAACTCGCCGCGAACAACAAGCGCCGCGTGATCGCCCCCGAAAGCGACTATGTCGACGACGATTCGGCGCGCGAGGCGGGCAAGATCGCCGCGGCGGGCCGCATGGTGTCGATCGGCGCGCACGGTCAGCAGTCGGGGCTCGGCGCGCATTGGGAAATCTGGTCCTTCGTGCGTGGCGGCTGGAGCAATATCGACGCGCTGCGCGCCGCGACGATCATGCCGGCGACGTCATTGGGTTATGGCAAGGATGTCGGCTCGATCGAGGCGGGCAAGCTCGCCGATCTGGTGATTCTCGACGCCGATCCGACGCAGGACATCCGCAATACCGAGAAGATCCACCGTGTCATGCTCGGCGGGCGGCTCTACGACCCGCTGACGATGAACGAGGTCGAGACGGGCGACCGCAAGCGCCAGCCCTATTGGTGGGAGGCCGACAAGCCCTGA
- the yghU gene encoding glutathione-dependent disulfide-bond oxidoreductase: MTDNSEYVPPKIWTWDKESGGRFANINRPVAGSTHDKELPVGKHPLQLYSLGTPNGVKVTVMLEELLAAGHSGAEYDAWLINIGEGDQFSSGFVGANPNSKIPALVDRSGAEPIRVFESGAILIHLAEKFGAFLPTEPAKRAETLSWLMWQMGSAPFLGGGFGHFYAYAPTKQEYPINRYAMEVKRQLDVLDRRLAEHEYIAGGDYTIADMAIWPWYGALAKGLIYDAGEFLQVDEYKHVQRWTDQLATRPAVKRGRMVNRVTGDPASQLRERHDASDFDLRTQDKLEDAE, encoded by the coding sequence ATGACCGACAACAGCGAATATGTGCCGCCGAAAATCTGGACGTGGGACAAGGAAAGCGGCGGACGTTTCGCCAATATCAACCGCCCCGTCGCGGGGTCGACGCACGACAAGGAGCTGCCGGTCGGCAAGCATCCGCTCCAGCTTTATTCGCTCGGCACGCCCAACGGTGTGAAGGTCACCGTGATGCTCGAGGAACTGCTCGCCGCCGGACACAGCGGCGCCGAATATGACGCCTGGCTGATCAATATCGGCGAGGGCGACCAGTTCTCGAGCGGCTTCGTCGGCGCCAACCCGAACAGCAAGATCCCCGCGCTTGTCGACCGCAGCGGCGCGGAACCGATCCGCGTCTTCGAATCGGGCGCGATCCTGATCCACCTCGCGGAAAAATTCGGTGCCTTCCTGCCGACCGAACCAGCGAAGCGCGCCGAAACCTTGTCATGGCTGATGTGGCAGATGGGCAGCGCGCCCTTTCTCGGCGGCGGTTTCGGTCACTTTTACGCCTATGCGCCGACGAAGCAGGAATATCCGATCAATCGCTATGCGATGGAGGTGAAGCGCCAGCTCGACGTGCTCGACCGGCGCCTCGCGGAGCATGAATATATTGCGGGCGGCGACTATACGATTGCCGACATGGCGATCTGGCCCTGGTATGGTGCGCTCGCCAAGGGGCTCATCTATGACGCGGGCGAATTTCTGCAGGTCGACGAGTATAAGCATGTCCAGCGCTGGACCGACCAGCTTGCGACGCGCCCGGCGGTCAAGCGCGGGCGCATGGTCAATCGCGTGACCGGCGATCCGGCGAGTCAGCTTCGCGAACGCCACGACGCGTCGGACTTCGATCTGCGTACGCAGGACAAGCTGGAGGACGCCGAATAG
- a CDS encoding PAS domain-containing protein: MATAQEPQRVSAADFIRGFANWRLQSARKPVVVTHHGKDAHVLISLDDYRRLDGKTARDVAAASDLLQASLAGLVESVRDAVILIDRQRRIVAVNPAASDMLEMSAASLIGAELTSVLPSLGDSLILHHIVRLLDHRERFSGDLPGLLRPRQWLHVDLVPAPVGGAIMLRDVSESMDEFAAGGMRAAMLDAVEADGGIGHACISVREAVESANATLTELVGVDPAAIRRVRFSALLPVGQRAAFVEALESVFRLRDPARLASQMVTRDGGIVAVNLTIAEMRGPYASDGAVILVTRRAD, encoded by the coding sequence GTGGCGACCGCACAAGAACCACAGCGCGTATCGGCGGCGGACTTCATCCGCGGCTTTGCCAATTGGCGATTGCAGTCGGCGCGCAAGCCCGTCGTCGTGACGCATCATGGCAAGGACGCGCATGTGCTGATCTCGCTCGACGATTATCGCCGTCTCGACGGCAAGACGGCGCGCGATGTGGCGGCCGCTTCGGATCTGCTCCAGGCCTCGCTTGCCGGACTCGTCGAATCGGTCCGTGACGCGGTGATCCTGATCGACCGGCAGCGGCGCATCGTCGCGGTCAATCCGGCGGCGTCCGATATGCTCGAAATGTCGGCGGCGAGCCTGATCGGCGCGGAATTGACCTCCGTGCTGCCGTCGCTCGGCGACAGTCTCATCCTTCATCACATTGTGCGCCTGCTCGACCATAGGGAGCGGTTTTCGGGCGATTTGCCCGGGCTGCTGCGACCGCGCCAATGGCTGCACGTCGATCTGGTTCCGGCGCCGGTAGGCGGCGCGATCATGCTGCGCGACGTCAGCGAATCGATGGACGAATTCGCGGCGGGCGGCATGCGCGCCGCGATGCTGGATGCCGTAGAGGCCGATGGGGGCATCGGTCACGCCTGCATTTCGGTTCGCGAGGCGGTGGAATCGGCCAACGCAACGCTCACCGAACTGGTCGGCGTCGATCCCGCTGCGATCCGCCGCGTGCGTTTTTCCGCGCTCCTGCCCGTGGGGCAACGCGCCGCCTTCGTCGAGGCGCTCGAATCGGTTTTCCGCTTGCGCGACCCGGCGCGTCTCGCATCGCAGATGGTGACGCGCGACGGGGGCATTGTCGCCGTCAACCTGACGATCGCCGAAATGCGCGGCCCCTATGCAAGCGACGGCGCGGTCATACTCGTCACGCGCCGCGCGGATTAG
- a CDS encoding TadE/TadG family type IV pilus assembly protein: MIGSCRISRCVRKNGVTGLALAREERGAAIVEMALVLPLLLALLMGILVYGQYFMLAHNVQQAANDGARASIVGLDAADRSAVAGRAVARSLQAVGGTHSVAVSETSEAITVAVSFTAPQDSLLRSSLVPSPDHVIRARATFELPVD, from the coding sequence ATGATCGGCTCCTGCAGAATTTCGCGCTGCGTTCGCAAGAATGGCGTCACAGGCCTTGCCCTGGCGCGCGAGGAGCGCGGCGCCGCCATCGTCGAAATGGCGCTGGTGTTGCCGCTGCTCCTCGCGTTGCTGATGGGCATTCTCGTCTACGGCCAATATTTCATGCTTGCGCATAATGTGCAGCAGGCCGCGAACGACGGTGCGCGGGCCTCGATCGTCGGGCTCGACGCCGCCGACCGCAGCGCTGTCGCGGGCCGCGCGGTGGCGCGCAGCTTGCAGGCGGTCGGCGGCACACACAGCGTCGCGGTTTCCGAAACGAGCGAGGCGATCACCGTCGCCGTCTCTTTCACCGCGCCGCAGGACAGTCTCTTGCGCTCGAGCCTCGTGCCGTCGCCCGACCATGTCATTCGTGCGCGCGCGACCTTCGAATTGCCGGTCGATTGA
- a CDS encoding TadG family pilus assembly protein yields MAGLSFLRRLVRSRRASISITTAFGMAMLIGSAAFAVDLGSLYLDRRKLQGIADAAAMAAAGRPGEERAAAERIIAANCDCGIEIAALTPGTYTADPSVQAEQRFAGGGASPNAIRVTLTRDRPLFFGSFLTGRQDSVIRATATGARRGYAAFSLGSRVAALNGGLPNALLSALTGSEVNLSVMDYNALASTDIDLLAFSDALRTELDADVLTFGQTLNTQATLPQVVSALASASDGQAARALEHIADSALPHALLPSRAIDLGPRSSSIRIDAANPVKVNALSLLRTMLLLGNANRQVDLSLAGNLLGGSGINIALLVGEPPADSPLIAVTDTNDVIVRTAQVRLKVDTRVATPLASVHVPLLAELGSASARITDIDCAPNSNAAVSLGVVTSPAIVAIGTVPDSDFQDMQRPLEPQPARVVKLPLVSIDAQAELILSDLNEKQVAFSRSEIDDGQVKTVSSGGLVAGAAESLSDRMELDVNVLGLGLNLKALTAVVGETVALAAPVLDTVLADLTGLLGLQVGQADTRVNALRCGKARLV; encoded by the coding sequence ATGGCAGGCCTTTCCTTCCTTCGCCGTCTCGTTCGCAGCCGCCGAGCGAGCATCAGCATCACGACCGCCTTCGGCATGGCGATGCTGATCGGCTCGGCCGCCTTCGCGGTCGATCTCGGTTCGCTTTATCTCGATCGCCGCAAACTGCAGGGGATCGCCGATGCCGCGGCGATGGCGGCGGCGGGGCGGCCCGGCGAAGAGCGCGCGGCGGCGGAACGGATCATCGCGGCCAATTGCGACTGCGGCATCGAAATCGCCGCGCTCACCCCGGGAACCTACACGGCGGATCCCTCGGTTCAGGCGGAACAACGCTTCGCCGGCGGCGGCGCATCGCCGAACGCGATACGCGTCACGCTGACGCGCGATCGCCCGCTATTCTTCGGCAGCTTCCTGACCGGGCGGCAAGACAGCGTCATCCGCGCGACCGCAACCGGCGCGCGGCGCGGCTATGCTGCCTTTTCGCTCGGATCGCGTGTCGCGGCGCTGAACGGCGGCTTGCCCAACGCGCTGCTGTCGGCGCTGACGGGTAGCGAGGTCAATCTGTCGGTCATGGATTATAACGCGCTCGCCAGCACCGACATCGACCTGCTCGCCTTTTCGGACGCGCTCCGGACCGAACTCGACGCCGATGTGTTGACCTTTGGCCAGACGCTGAACACGCAGGCGACGCTGCCGCAGGTGGTGTCGGCGCTGGCGAGCGCGTCGGACGGGCAGGCGGCGAGGGCGCTCGAACATATCGCCGACAGCGCGTTGCCGCATGCGCTCCTGCCGTCGCGTGCGATCGACTTGGGGCCGCGATCGTCGAGCATCCGCATCGACGCCGCCAATCCGGTCAAGGTCAATGCGCTCAGCCTGCTGCGCACCATGCTGCTCCTCGGCAATGCAAACCGCCAGGTCGACCTGTCGCTCGCGGGCAATCTTCTCGGCGGTTCGGGCATCAATATCGCGCTGCTCGTCGGCGAACCGCCCGCCGACTCGCCGCTCATCGCGGTGACCGACACCAATGACGTCATCGTCCGCACCGCGCAGGTCCGGCTGAAGGTCGATACGCGGGTGGCGACGCCGCTCGCCAGCGTCCATGTGCCGCTGCTTGCCGAACTCGGGTCGGCGTCGGCGCGGATCACCGACATCGACTGCGCCCCGAACAGCAACGCCGCGGTCTCGCTCGGCGTCGTCACCTCGCCGGCGATCGTGGCGATCGGCACGGTTCCCGACAGCGATTTCCAGGACATGCAACGGCCGCTTGAGCCCCAGCCCGCCCGCGTGGTGAAGCTGCCGCTCGTCAGCATCGACGCACAGGCCGAACTGATCCTGTCCGACCTCAATGAAAAGCAGGTGGCCTTTTCGCGCAGCGAAATCGACGACGGACAGGTCAAGACCGTGTCGAGCGGCGGGCTGGTCGCGGGTGCGGCGGAATCGCTTTCGGACCGGATGGAACTCGACGTCAACGTCCTCGGCCTAGGCCTGAACCTGAAAGCGTTGACGGCGGTAGTGGGCGAAACCGTCGCGCTCGCGGCGCCAGTGCTCGATACCGTCCTCGCCGATCTCACGGGCTTGCTCGGCCTGCAGGTCGGGCAGGCCGATACGCGGGTCAACGCGCTGCGCTGTGGCAAGGCGCGGCTGGTCTGA
- a CDS encoding acyl-CoA dehydrogenase family protein, translated as MDFTYTETQDMIRDTLARFLSDTYDFETRHKFINGDTGRDPAIWTALAQELGMLGAPFAEEHGGLGGGALENAIVMEELGKVIGVEPYLPTVVIAGGALKAVGGAQADAMIPEIIAGNAIVAFAYAEPQGRYDLANLRTTAKKDGGGYVLNGHKGVVYAAPWATHLLVTARTGGGQRDKDGVSLFLIDADLPGIVRRDYPTVDGSRASEIYFENFAIPGDALLGPEGAGLPLVEQIVDEATVAVCAEATGVMQKLHEGTLEYTQQRKQFGVPIAKFQVLQHRMVDMFMEVEQARSMTIMATLKLGLPANERMAAVSAAKNKVARGANFVGQNAIQTHGGIGITQELAIGHYFKRATMIEGQFGSADFHMDRYEQITLAD; from the coding sequence ATGGATTTCACCTACACCGAAACGCAGGACATGATCCGCGACACGCTCGCCCGTTTTCTGAGCGACACCTATGATTTCGAGACGCGCCACAAGTTCATCAATGGCGATACGGGGCGCGATCCCGCAATCTGGACCGCGCTCGCGCAGGAACTCGGCATGCTCGGCGCGCCCTTTGCCGAAGAGCATGGTGGCCTTGGCGGCGGCGCGCTCGAAAATGCGATCGTGATGGAGGAACTCGGCAAGGTCATCGGGGTCGAGCCCTATCTACCGACCGTCGTCATCGCGGGCGGCGCCCTGAAAGCTGTCGGCGGGGCGCAGGCCGACGCGATGATCCCGGAGATCATCGCGGGCAATGCGATCGTCGCTTTCGCCTATGCCGAGCCGCAGGGGCGTTATGACCTTGCCAATCTGCGCACCACCGCGAAGAAGGACGGCGGCGGCTATGTGCTGAACGGCCACAAGGGCGTCGTCTATGCCGCGCCCTGGGCGACGCACCTGCTCGTCACCGCGCGCACCGGCGGCGGTCAGCGCGACAAGGACGGCGTGTCGCTGTTCCTGATCGACGCCGATCTGCCGGGCATCGTCCGCCGCGACTATCCGACCGTCGACGGCAGCCGCGCTTCCGAAATCTATTTCGAGAATTTCGCGATCCCCGGCGACGCGCTGCTTGGGCCCGAAGGTGCGGGCCTGCCGCTGGTCGAACAGATCGTCGACGAAGCGACCGTCGCCGTCTGCGCCGAGGCCACCGGCGTGATGCAGAAGCTGCACGAGGGCACGCTCGAATATACGCAGCAGCGCAAGCAGTTCGGCGTGCCGATCGCGAAGTTCCAGGTGCTCCAGCACCGAATGGTCGACATGTTCATGGAGGTCGAACAGGCGCGGTCGATGACGATCATGGCGACGCTGAAACTGGGTCTGCCCGCGAACGAGCGCATGGCGGCGGTGTCGGCGGCGAAGAACAAGGTCGCGCGCGGCGCGAATTTCGTCGGGCAGAATGCGATCCAGACCCACGGCGGCATCGGCATCACGCAGGAACTGGCAATCGGCCATTATTTCAAGCGCGCGACGATGATCGAAGGCCAGTTCGGCAGCGCCGATTTTCATATGGACCGCTACGAGCAGATCACGCTGGCGGATTGA
- a CDS encoding CoA transferase — MPLKGIRVLDFGRYIAGPYCAALLADYGADVIRIEAPGGNDDRYTVPVADDGSGAMFMQMNRAKRGLTLKPGSAEGREIVRRLVESADVVIANLPHDALVKLGLDYDSLSAVNPRIILATASAFGSEGPLASRVGFDAVGQAMSGTVHLTGTPDQPYRAQVNYVDFGTALHCAFGIMLALRERETTGKGQCVSGSLLGTALAMSNALTIDHALNGVDRQPIGNRAFSSGPTDLFRTRDGWIVTQIVGNGIFARWAELVGRPELVDDPRYASDILRGDNGEELSAIMQRWCIERTSADAIAEFAVARVPAAPVLRAGEALAQPQVAAMGLVEPVDYPGANGAVPVIRAPIRLSGSDKVDPARAPRVGEHSDAILAELGYDIDAIAALRAAKII; from the coding sequence GTGCCGCTAAAAGGGATCAGGGTACTGGATTTCGGCCGTTATATCGCCGGCCCCTATTGCGCGGCCCTGCTTGCCGATTATGGCGCCGACGTGATCCGGATCGAGGCACCCGGCGGCAACGACGACCGCTATACGGTTCCCGTCGCCGACGATGGATCGGGCGCGATGTTTATGCAGATGAACCGCGCCAAGCGCGGCCTGACGCTGAAACCCGGCAGCGCCGAGGGGCGCGAAATCGTCCGCCGCCTCGTCGAAAGCGCCGATGTCGTGATCGCCAATCTGCCGCACGACGCGCTCGTCAAGCTCGGCCTCGATTACGACAGCCTGTCCGCGGTCAACCCGCGCATCATTCTCGCGACCGCCTCGGCGTTCGGCAGCGAAGGCCCGCTCGCAAGCCGCGTCGGCTTCGATGCGGTCGGGCAAGCGATGTCGGGAACGGTGCACCTGACCGGCACCCCCGATCAGCCCTATCGCGCACAGGTCAATTATGTCGATTTCGGCACCGCGCTCCACTGTGCGTTCGGGATCATGCTTGCGCTGCGCGAGCGCGAGACGACGGGGAAGGGACAATGCGTGTCGGGCTCGCTGCTCGGCACCGCGCTCGCAATGTCGAACGCGCTCACGATCGACCATGCGCTGAACGGCGTTGACCGCCAGCCGATCGGCAACCGCGCCTTCAGCTCGGGACCGACCGACCTGTTCAGGACGCGCGACGGCTGGATCGTCACCCAAATCGTCGGGAATGGCATCTTCGCGCGCTGGGCCGAACTCGTCGGGCGCCCCGAATTGGTCGACGATCCGCGCTACGCCAGCGACATCTTGCGCGGCGACAATGGCGAAGAACTCAGCGCGATCATGCAGCGCTGGTGCATCGAGCGCACGAGCGCCGATGCAATCGCCGAGTTTGCCGTGGCGCGCGTTCCCGCAGCACCGGTGTTGCGTGCGGGCGAGGCACTCGCGCAGCCGCAGGTGGCGGCGATGGGACTGGTCGAGCCGGTCGATTATCCGGGAGCGAACGGCGCGGTTCCCGTCATCCGGGCGCCGATCCGCCTGTCGGGCAGCGACAAGGTCGACCCGGCTCGCGCACCGCGGGTCGGCGAGCATAGCGACGCGATCCTGGCCGAGCTGGGTTATGACATCGACGCGATCGCAGCTTTGCGTGCGGCGAAGATAATTTGA
- a CDS encoding acyl-CoA dehydrogenase family protein, whose amino-acid sequence MDMEFSPEDLAFQQEVRQFIAENYPAELRGKQDEGEELSKEDFLAWHKILYKKGWIAPAWPVEYGGTGWTPTQRFIWSEETARADCIRLMPFGLAMVGPVIYTFGTPEQKAHFLPRILSGEDWWCQGYSEPGSGSDLASLRTTAVRDGDDYIVNGQKTWTTLAQHADWGFFLVRTDKDAKQQEGISFLLIDMKSPGITVRPIITLGGEHEVNEVWLEDVRVPVSQRVYEENKGWTCAKFLLAHERTGIAGVAASKRGIEKVKAIARTELDGDKPLLQNPFFKRKVAELEVDLTALEFTELRSLAGANAGKGPGPESSLLKIKGSEIQQRLTELTLEAVGHYGAPYFRGFGEGDNEHPIGPDYAHRAAPTYFNMRKTTIYGGSNEIQRNIIAKMVLGL is encoded by the coding sequence ATGGACATGGAATTCAGCCCCGAGGATTTGGCCTTCCAGCAGGAAGTTCGCCAATTCATCGCCGAAAATTACCCCGCGGAACTCCGCGGCAAGCAGGACGAGGGCGAAGAATTGTCCAAGGAGGATTTCCTCGCCTGGCACAAGATCCTGTACAAGAAGGGCTGGATCGCGCCCGCCTGGCCCGTGGAATATGGCGGCACTGGCTGGACGCCGACGCAGCGTTTCATCTGGTCCGAAGAGACCGCGCGCGCCGACTGTATCCGCCTGATGCCCTTCGGCCTCGCGATGGTCGGCCCGGTGATCTACACCTTCGGCACGCCCGAGCAGAAGGCGCATTTCCTGCCGCGCATCCTGTCGGGTGAGGATTGGTGGTGCCAGGGCTATTCGGAACCCGGCTCCGGCAGCGACCTTGCCTCGCTTCGCACCACGGCCGTCCGCGACGGCGACGACTATATCGTCAACGGTCAAAAGACCTGGACGACGCTGGCGCAACACGCCGACTGGGGCTTTTTCCTCGTCCGCACCGACAAGGACGCCAAGCAACAGGAAGGCATCAGCTTCCTTTTGATCGATATGAAATCGCCCGGCATCACCGTGCGCCCGATCATCACCTTGGGCGGCGAGCATGAGGTCAATGAGGTATGGCTCGAGGACGTCCGCGTGCCCGTCTCGCAGCGAGTCTATGAAGAGAATAAGGGCTGGACCTGCGCCAAGTTCCTGCTCGCGCACGAACGCACCGGCATCGCCGGCGTCGCGGCGTCGAAGCGCGGTATCGAGAAGGTGAAGGCAATTGCGCGCACCGAACTCGACGGTGACAAGCCGCTGCTTCAGAATCCCTTTTTCAAGCGCAAGGTCGCCGAGCTCGAGGTCGACCTGACCGCGCTCGAATTCACCGAGCTCCGCAGTCTCGCCGGCGCGAACGCGGGCAAGGGGCCGGGGCCGGAATCGAGCCTGCTCAAGATCAAGGGCTCAGAAATCCAGCAGCGCCTCACCGAACTGACGCTCGAAGCCGTCGGCCATTATGGCGCGCCTTATTTCCGCGGGTTCGGAGAGGGCGACAATGAGCATCCGATCGGGCCCGATTATGCGCACAGAGCCGCGCCGACCTATTTCAACATGCGCAAGACGACCATCTATGGCGGATCGAACGAGATCCAGCGCAATATCATCGCGAAGATGGTTTTGGGATTGTGA